In Sulfitobacter sp. W027, a single window of DNA contains:
- a CDS encoding formate--tetrahydrofolate ligase: MAFKTDIQIAREAAKRPIQEIGEKLGISSDDLLPYGHDKAKVSQSFIDSVQDRPDGKLILVTAINPTPAGEGKTTTTVGLGDGLNRIGKKAAVCIREASLGPNFGMKGGAAGGGYAQIVPMEEMNLHFTGDFHAITSAHNLLAAMIDNHIYWGNELEIDTRRVVWRRVVDMNDRALRQITASLGGVPNGFPRESGFDITVASEVMAILCLARNLTDLQERLGAMIVAYRRDRSPVYARDIKADGAMTVLLKDAMQPNLVQTLENNPAFVHGGPFANIAHGCNSVIATTTALKLADYVVTEAGFGADLGAEKFMNIKCRKAGLAPSVVVVVATVRAMKMNGGVAKADLGAENVEAVQKGCANLGRHIENVKSFGVPVVVAINHFVTDTDAEVAAVKDYVAAQGAEAILSRHWELGSEGSADLATRVAEIVDGDSANFAPLYADDMPLFQKIETIAKRIYRADEVLADQKVRNQLKDWEAQGYGDLPVCMAKTQYSFSTDPDLRGAPTGFSVPIREVRLSAGAGFVVVICGEIMTMPGLPRVPSAEAIKLNADGDVEGLF, encoded by the coding sequence ATGGCTTTTAAAACCGACATTCAAATCGCCCGCGAAGCGGCGAAACGCCCTATTCAGGAAATTGGCGAGAAGCTGGGCATCTCCAGCGATGACCTGCTGCCCTATGGCCATGACAAGGCGAAGGTAAGCCAAAGTTTTATCGACAGCGTCCAAGACCGCCCCGATGGCAAGCTGATCCTCGTCACAGCGATCAATCCCACGCCAGCGGGGGAGGGGAAGACCACCACCACCGTGGGGCTGGGCGACGGGCTCAACCGTATCGGCAAGAAGGCGGCTGTCTGCATCCGCGAAGCCTCGCTCGGGCCGAACTTTGGGATGAAGGGCGGGGCTGCGGGCGGCGGCTATGCGCAGATCGTGCCAATGGAAGAGATGAACCTCCATTTCACCGGAGATTTTCATGCCATTACTAGCGCGCACAACCTGCTGGCCGCGATGATCGACAACCACATTTACTGGGGCAATGAGCTTGAGATCGATACCCGCCGCGTTGTCTGGCGGCGCGTGGTCGATATGAACGACCGCGCGCTGCGCCAGATCACGGCCTCCTTGGGCGGCGTGCCGAACGGTTTCCCGCGCGAAAGCGGATTCGACATCACTGTGGCGTCCGAAGTCATGGCGATCCTGTGCCTCGCGCGCAATTTGACCGACCTGCAAGAGCGTTTGGGCGCGATGATCGTCGCCTACCGCCGCGACCGCAGCCCGGTCTATGCGCGCGACATTAAGGCCGATGGTGCGATGACCGTACTGTTGAAAGACGCGATGCAGCCCAACCTTGTGCAGACGTTGGAGAACAACCCGGCTTTCGTGCACGGCGGCCCTTTCGCCAATATCGCGCATGGCTGCAACTCGGTCATTGCCACGACCACAGCGCTTAAATTGGCGGATTACGTGGTGACCGAAGCAGGCTTTGGGGCCGATCTCGGTGCCGAGAAATTCATGAACATCAAATGCCGCAAGGCCGGGCTGGCCCCCTCAGTAGTTGTCGTGGTGGCCACGGTGCGCGCGATGAAGATGAACGGCGGCGTGGCGAAAGCGGACCTTGGGGCCGAGAATGTTGAGGCGGTGCAAAAGGGCTGCGCCAACCTTGGCCGCCATATCGAGAACGTGAAATCCTTTGGCGTGCCTGTGGTGGTGGCGATCAACCATTTCGTCACCGATACCGACGCCGAAGTGGCGGCGGTCAAAGACTATGTCGCGGCCCAAGGGGCCGAGGCGATCCTGTCGCGGCACTGGGAATTGGGCTCCGAAGGCTCCGCCGATCTGGCCACTCGCGTGGCGGAGATCGTCGATGGCGACAGCGCCAATTTCGCACCGCTCTATGCCGATGACATGCCGCTGTTCCAAAAGATCGAAACCATCGCCAAACGCATCTACCGCGCGGACGAGGTATTGGCCGACCAAAAGGTGCGCAACCAGCTGAAAGACTGGGAAGCGCAGGGCTATGGCGATCTGCCGGTCTGTATGGCCAAGACTCAATACAGCTTCTCGACCGACCCCGATCTGCGCGGTGCGCCCACAGGCTTCAGCGTGCCAATCCGCGAGGTGCGGCTCTCGGCGGGGGCCGGGTTTGTCGTCGTCATCTGTGGCGAGATCATGACCATGCCGGGCCTGCCAAGGGTGCCTTCTGCGGAGGCAATCAAGCTCAACGCCGACGGTGATGTCGAGGGATTGTTCTAA
- the folD gene encoding bifunctional methylenetetrahydrofolate dehydrogenase/methenyltetrahydrofolate cyclohydrolase FolD: MAATIIDGKVFAATVREKVASHVDRLKADHGITPGLAVVLVGEDPASQVYVRSKGKMTREVGMTSVEHKLPATVEQNALLKLIDQLNNDSEIHGILVQLPLPDHLDEKRVVNSVSPAKDVDGFHISNVGLLGTGQKSMVPCTPLGCLMMLREHHGDLSGMNAVVIGRSNIVGKPMAQLLLGDSCTVTMAHSRTRDLPEVVRRADIVVAAVGRPEMVPGDWIKEGATVIDVGINRIETGEKTKLVGDVDFDSASQRAGAITPVPGGVGPMTIACLLANTVTACCRANGLEEPEGLTA; the protein is encoded by the coding sequence ATGGCAGCGACAATCATCGACGGCAAAGTCTTTGCGGCAACGGTGCGTGAGAAAGTGGCAAGCCATGTCGACCGGCTCAAGGCGGATCACGGCATCACGCCCGGCCTCGCCGTGGTGCTGGTGGGCGAAGACCCGGCCAGCCAAGTCTATGTGCGTTCCAAGGGCAAGATGACCCGCGAGGTGGGCATGACATCGGTCGAGCACAAGCTGCCCGCCACCGTGGAGCAAAACGCGTTGCTCAAGCTGATCGATCAGTTGAACAACGACTCCGAGATCCACGGCATCCTCGTGCAACTTCCGCTGCCGGATCATCTGGATGAAAAGCGCGTGGTGAACTCGGTATCTCCGGCCAAGGATGTGGACGGGTTTCACATCTCCAACGTCGGACTGCTGGGCACAGGGCAAAAAAGCATGGTGCCCTGTACGCCGCTGGGCTGCCTGATGATGCTGCGTGAGCACCATGGCGATCTGTCGGGGATGAACGCGGTGGTCATTGGCCGCTCCAACATCGTCGGCAAACCGATGGCGCAGCTCCTTTTAGGGGATAGCTGCACCGTGACGATGGCCCACAGCCGAACCCGCGATTTGCCGGAGGTGGTGCGCCGCGCCGATATCGTTGTCGCCGCCGTGGGGCGCCCCGAAATGGTGCCCGGCGATTGGATCAAAGAAGGGGCCACCGTGATCGACGTGGGCATCAACCGGATCGAAACTGGCGAGAAAACCAAGCTGGTCGGCGATGTGGATTTCGACAGCGCCAGTCAACGCGCCGGGGCCATCACGCCCGTGCCGGGCGGCGTAGGGCCAATGACCATCGCCTGCCTGCTGGCCAATACGGTCACCGCCTGCTGCCGCGCCAATGGGTTGGAAGAACCCGAAGGGCTGACCGCCTAA
- a CDS encoding PaaI family thioesterase, producing MMDQIERRVRESFATQTMMQTLGAEIIEVQPGLVRVSAPVLPGAMQQQGFGHAGLTFSIGDSAAGYAALSVLPPEVDVVTSEIKINLLAPARGDRLIATGRVVKPGRRLCVVTAEVHAEMDGETKLIAILQGTIVPVPAS from the coding sequence ATGATGGACCAGATTGAACGCCGTGTGCGGGAGAGCTTTGCGACGCAGACGATGATGCAAACCCTCGGGGCTGAAATCATCGAAGTGCAGCCCGGTCTGGTCAGGGTTTCAGCGCCGGTCCTGCCCGGCGCGATGCAGCAGCAGGGGTTTGGCCATGCGGGGCTGACCTTTTCCATCGGCGATTCGGCGGCGGGTTATGCGGCGCTAAGCGTGCTGCCGCCGGAGGTAGATGTCGTCACGTCTGAGATCAAGATCAACCTTTTGGCCCCGGCCCGCGGGGACCGACTGATTGCCACGGGCCGGGTGGTGAAACCGGGCCGGCGGCTTTGCGTGGTGACCGCGGAGGTTCATGCGGAAATGGATGGCGAGACCAAGCTCATCGCCATCTTGCAGGGCACCATCGTGCCTGTGCCTGCCTCTTAG
- the pdeM gene encoding ligase-associated DNA damage response endonuclease PdeM produces the protein MNGLSFSFSGAGLTALGSGALWWRDQELLCVSDLHLGKSERIVRRGGSALPPYETRDTLTRLAADLSLTQARHVICLGDSFDDLSAAQALPEEERLWILGLQAGRRWDWIEGNHDPGPVGLGGTHLAELTLGPLTFRHSAASQGRGEVSGHYHPKASIRARGRSISRPAFLFDSRRLILPAYGTYTGGLRSQSRVLCELMGPEACAVLTGPQPVAIPMPGKAR, from the coding sequence ATGAACGGACTGAGTTTTTCCTTTTCGGGCGCGGGACTAACTGCGCTCGGCTCTGGCGCGCTTTGGTGGCGTGACCAGGAGTTGCTCTGTGTGAGCGATCTGCATCTGGGGAAGTCCGAGCGGATCGTCCGGCGTGGCGGATCGGCGCTGCCGCCTTATGAGACACGGGATACGCTGACCCGACTGGCGGCGGACCTGTCCTTAACGCAGGCGCGGCATGTGATCTGCCTTGGCGATAGTTTTGACGACCTCAGCGCGGCGCAGGCGTTGCCGGAGGAAGAGCGGCTTTGGATTCTGGGGCTGCAAGCCGGGCGGCGGTGGGATTGGATCGAAGGCAATCATGATCCCGGCCCCGTAGGTTTGGGTGGCACGCATCTTGCGGAACTTACCTTGGGGCCATTGACGTTCCGGCATAGCGCCGCGTCACAGGGGCGGGGCGAAGTGTCGGGGCACTATCACCCCAAGGCGTCGATCCGCGCACGGGGGCGCAGCATTTCGCGTCCGGCCTTTCTGTTTGACAGCAGGCGGCTGATCCTGCCTGCATATGGCACCTATACCGGCGGGCTGCGCAGCCAGTCGCGGGTGCTGTGTGAACTGATGGGTCCGGAAGCCTGCGCGGTGCTGACAGGGCCGCAACCGGTGGCGATCCCCATGCCCGGAAAGGCGCGATGA
- a CDS encoding ligase-associated DNA damage response DEXH box helicase encodes MRALPPKFADWFAQNGWSLHPHQQEMLDRADAPALLLIAPTGGGKTLAGFLPTLVDLTEEPHEGMHTLYISPLKALAADIKRNLTRPVEEMGLPIRIEDRTGDTSQSRRRRQRADPPHILLTTPESLALLTSYEDAARTFRGLKRVVIDEIHALAESKRGDQLMLALTRLQSLCPGLKRVGLSATVEDPAAIAHLMARHPDPCEVLLADPGPAPDIQMLHTEEAPPWAGGGAAYSIPAVLEQVRQHKTTLIFHNTRAQAEIFFHNLWLANEDALPIAIHHGSLDRAQREKVEAAMVRGDLRAIVCTGTLDLGIDWGDVDLIIQIGAPKNVKRLVQRIGRANHRYNAPSKALLVPANRFEVVECVAALEAVLEGALDGDPRGPGPRDVLCQHILITACAGPFDADDLFAQVRSAGAYAALPRAEFDACLDFCATGGYALRAYDRWQRLLQRPDGQWQLRDPRAAQRIRMNIGTIQDTDKLKVRMKRNRGGKPLGEIEEGFAATLTKGDTFLIGGQIVRYEGLRETVVEVSRNAAKKPKVATFGGTKFATSTQLSARVQQMFTQDSWPELPRHTAEWLSLQREVSQLPQPGTLLVESFPHDMAEQTVFYGFAGRNGQQTLGLLLTKRMEDLGLRPLGFVATDYATLIWGLSPVDDPAPLLDPTVLHEGLDSWLAGNAVMKRTFRAAATIAGLIERNTPQARKSGRQATFSSDILYDTLHRYEPDHLMLDITREEALSGLVDFGRIEEMLSRIAGRITHRKLTRVSPLAAPLFLEMGRVPVEGAGQERMLAEEAQRLMEASGLAQLTPPPSDQPPWRDGR; translated from the coding sequence ATGCGCGCCCTACCCCCCAAATTCGCCGATTGGTTCGCCCAGAACGGCTGGTCCCTTCACCCGCACCAGCAAGAGATGCTGGACCGTGCCGATGCCCCCGCCCTGCTGCTTATCGCGCCGACAGGCGGCGGTAAAACACTGGCGGGCTTTCTGCCAACCCTTGTTGATCTGACCGAAGAGCCGCACGAAGGGATGCACACGCTTTATATCTCACCGCTCAAAGCGCTGGCGGCGGATATCAAACGCAACCTGACCCGCCCGGTTGAGGAAATGGGCCTGCCCATCCGCATCGAAGACCGCACCGGCGACACCTCGCAATCGCGCCGCCGCCGCCAACGGGCTGATCCGCCGCATATCCTACTGACCACACCAGAAAGCCTTGCTCTGCTGACGTCTTACGAGGACGCGGCCCGCACCTTTCGCGGGCTGAAACGCGTGGTGATCGACGAAATACACGCCCTCGCCGAAAGCAAGCGCGGCGATCAACTAATGCTGGCGCTGACCCGTCTCCAATCACTCTGCCCCGGCCTTAAACGGGTGGGCCTCTCGGCCACGGTCGAAGACCCCGCCGCCATCGCCCACCTCATGGCCCGCCACCCTGATCCCTGCGAAGTGCTGCTGGCCGACCCGGGCCCCGCCCCTGATATCCAGATGCTACACACCGAAGAGGCACCGCCTTGGGCCGGCGGCGGCGCGGCCTATTCCATCCCGGCGGTGCTGGAACAGGTGCGCCAACACAAAACCACGCTGATCTTCCACAACACCCGGGCGCAGGCCGAGATCTTCTTTCACAACCTCTGGCTCGCCAATGAAGACGCCCTGCCGATCGCGATCCACCACGGCAGCCTTGACCGCGCCCAACGCGAAAAGGTCGAAGCCGCCATGGTCCGCGGCGATCTGCGTGCCATCGTTTGCACCGGCACGCTGGATCTGGGCATTGACTGGGGCGATGTGGACCTGATCATTCAGATTGGTGCGCCCAAGAACGTCAAACGCCTCGTTCAACGCATCGGTCGCGCCAACCACCGCTACAACGCTCCCTCCAAAGCCCTTCTCGTGCCCGCGAACCGCTTTGAAGTGGTCGAATGCGTGGCCGCCCTAGAGGCTGTGCTTGAAGGCGCACTCGACGGTGATCCCCGCGGCCCCGGTCCACGCGACGTGCTTTGCCAACACATCCTCATCACCGCTTGCGCCGGCCCTTTCGACGCCGATGATCTCTTCGCCCAAGTTCGCTCGGCTGGCGCCTATGCCGCCCTGCCCCGCGCCGAGTTCGACGCCTGCCTCGACTTCTGCGCCACCGGCGGCTACGCGCTGCGCGCCTATGACCGCTGGCAGCGCCTGCTGCAGCGCCCCGACGGCCAATGGCAATTGCGTGATCCGCGCGCCGCCCAACGGATCCGTATGAACATCGGCACGATCCAAGATACCGATAAGCTGAAGGTCCGCATGAAACGCAACCGCGGCGGCAAACCCTTGGGGGAGATCGAAGAAGGCTTTGCCGCTACGCTGACCAAAGGCGACACCTTTCTGATCGGCGGTCAGATCGTCCGCTACGAAGGGCTGCGCGAAACCGTGGTCGAAGTCAGCCGCAACGCCGCCAAAAAGCCCAAAGTGGCGACCTTCGGCGGCACCAAATTCGCCACCTCCACACAGCTTTCCGCCCGCGTCCAACAGATGTTCACCCAAGACAGCTGGCCGGAACTGCCACGCCATACCGCCGAATGGCTCAGCCTGCAGCGCGAAGTCAGCCAATTGCCGCAGCCCGGCACCCTGCTGGTCGAAAGTTTCCCCCATGACATGGCCGAACAAACGGTTTTCTACGGCTTTGCCGGCCGCAACGGCCAGCAGACCTTGGGGCTTCTCCTAACTAAACGCATGGAAGACCTCGGCCTGCGCCCTTTAGGGTTTGTAGCCACCGACTATGCCACGCTCATCTGGGGTCTCTCGCCCGTTGACGACCCCGCACCGCTACTCGACCCCACCGTACTCCACGAGGGCCTCGACAGCTGGCTGGCGGGCAATGCCGTGATGAAACGCACCTTCCGCGCCGCTGCGACCATTGCCGGGCTGATCGAACGCAACACCCCGCAGGCCCGCAAATCCGGACGTCAAGCGACCTTCTCCAGCGACATCCTTTATGACACGCTGCACCGCTATGAACCGGACCATCTGATGCTCGACATCACCCGCGAAGAGGCGCTGAGCGGGCTGGTAGACTTCGGTCGGATCGAAGAAATGCTCTCCCGTATCGCCGGGCGCATCACGCATCGCAAACTGACTCGCGTAAGCCCGCTGGCGGCGCCGCTGTTCTTGGAAATGGGTCGCGTGCCCGTCGAAGGCGCTGGACAGGAACGCATGCTGGCGGAAGAGGCTCAGCGATTGATGGAAGCCTCCGGCCTCGCGCAACTTACCCCGCCGCCCTCGGATCAACCGCCCTGGCGAGATGGACGTTGA
- a CDS encoding ATPase, protein MNAPTSTVLAPPPPKRLEEMKLPIVMMRDILLKTIFRKNIEMVSDLAQALCLPIQVTQEMVDQARGQRLLEATGTLSATSGNEMGYQLTDAGKARALDALAQSEYFGAMPVPLEVYREQVKRQSVRNLQITRDQLTGAMGHLVLPDSLLDHLGPAVSAGRSILMYGPPGNGKSSISNGIRDALGDKVYVPRAIEYAGQVITVYDPIVHAAAEAEVQDPTSLRRVTRYDARYVCCERPTVITGGELTLDMLDLVYNPTARTYQAPLQLKATGGIFIVDDLGRQKEPPQSIINRWIVPLEESKDILALQSGEKFEVPFDTLVIFSTNFHPNEIFDQAALRRIFFKIKIDGPDQENFLKIFAMVARKRGMPLDEATLIHLLKVKYPTIDNVYANYQPNFLIDQMIAICDFEGIPYQMNPDLVDRAWANMFVRDEVIVK, encoded by the coding sequence ATGAACGCCCCGACCAGTACTGTGCTTGCCCCGCCGCCCCCCAAGCGGTTGGAGGAAATGAAGCTGCCCATCGTGATGATGCGCGACATCCTTCTGAAAACGATCTTCCGCAAGAACATCGAAATGGTCAGCGACCTGGCGCAGGCGCTGTGCTTGCCGATCCAAGTAACGCAGGAAATGGTCGACCAAGCCCGCGGCCAGCGCCTGCTCGAAGCAACAGGCACGCTCAGCGCCACCAGCGGCAATGAAATGGGTTATCAACTCACCGATGCTGGCAAGGCCCGGGCGCTGGACGCGCTTGCGCAGTCCGAATATTTCGGCGCCATGCCCGTCCCGCTTGAGGTCTACCGCGAGCAGGTCAAACGGCAATCCGTGCGCAACCTGCAAATCACCCGCGATCAACTGACCGGGGCCATGGGCCACCTGGTCCTACCCGACAGCTTGCTTGACCACCTTGGCCCCGCCGTTTCTGCCGGACGGTCGATCCTGATGTACGGCCCGCCGGGCAACGGAAAATCAAGCATTTCTAACGGCATACGCGACGCTTTGGGCGACAAAGTCTATGTGCCTCGCGCCATCGAATATGCAGGCCAAGTCATCACCGTCTATGACCCGATCGTGCATGCCGCCGCCGAGGCTGAGGTTCAAGATCCCACCTCCCTGCGCCGCGTCACCCGCTATGATGCCCGCTATGTCTGTTGCGAGCGCCCGACGGTTATCACCGGCGGTGAGTTGACGCTCGACATGCTCGATCTGGTTTACAACCCCACGGCACGGACCTATCAGGCCCCGCTGCAGCTCAAGGCCACAGGCGGCATTTTCATCGTCGACGACCTTGGCCGCCAGAAGGAACCACCGCAAAGCATCATCAACCGCTGGATCGTGCCGTTAGAAGAAAGCAAAGACATCCTCGCCCTGCAGTCGGGAGAGAAATTCGAGGTGCCCTTCGACACGCTGGTGATCTTCTCCACCAACTTCCACCCGAACGAGATTTTCGACCAAGCCGCCCTGCGGCGCATCTTCTTCAAAATCAAGATCGACGGACCGGACCAAGAGAACTTCCTCAAGATCTTTGCCATGGTTGCCCGCAAACGCGGCATGCCGCTGGACGAGGCGACGTTGATCCATCTGCTCAAGGTGAAATACCCAACGATCGACAACGTCTATGCGAATTATCAGCCAAACTTCCTTATCGACCAGATGATCGCCATCTGCGATTTCGAAGGCATCCCCTACCAGATGAACCCTGATCTAGTGGACCGCGCTTGGGCAAACATGTTCGTCCGCGATGAGGTGATCGTTAAATAG
- a CDS encoding prepilin peptidase translates to MAISATAALWFLPFVLPICLYVAFTDMKQMRITNQAVLLLTATFVVLGLFLLPFETYLWRLLSLVLVLGVGIVLNAAGVMGAGDAKFAAAAAPFIAMGDLRLLMMLFMATLLAAAATHRGVKYTPLRRLAPDWQSWQETKKFPMGLALGATLGLYLILGAIYGV, encoded by the coding sequence ATGGCGATCTCTGCCACGGCGGCCCTGTGGTTCCTGCCCTTCGTTTTGCCGATCTGTCTTTATGTCGCCTTTACGGACATGAAGCAGATGCGCATCACCAATCAAGCGGTCTTGCTGCTTACTGCGACTTTCGTGGTGTTGGGCCTGTTCCTGCTACCCTTTGAAACCTATCTCTGGCGCTTGCTGAGCCTTGTCCTCGTCTTGGGTGTCGGCATCGTGCTAAACGCCGCCGGTGTCATGGGGGCCGGAGACGCCAAATTCGCTGCCGCTGCAGCGCCATTTATCGCGATGGGCGATCTGCGCCTGCTGATGATGCTCTTCATGGCAACCCTTCTTGCCGCCGCCGCCACCCATCGCGGCGTAAAATACACCCCCCTGCGCCGCCTCGCTCCCGATTGGCAAAGCTGGCAGGAAACCAAGAAATTCCCCATGGGCCTCGCCCTTGGTGCCACGCTGGGGCTTTATCTCATTCTGGGGGCGATTTACGGCGTCTGA
- a CDS encoding lipopolysaccharide assembly protein LapB produces MRHPIILAVCMAGITAVAGCGEKDANATVERAFKDVNVVDETNLSDVMLTVADPNEAVSYFARSVKESPDRVDHQRGLAASLVRAKRTTEAVGAWDKVIKMEGATPEDSVQLADALIRSGNWARAETVLNGIPPTHETFARYRLEAMVADSKEQWSRADSFYEIAVGLTTTPAAVMNNWGYSKLTRGDYAEAERLFGEAIRQDNTLFTAKNNLIMARAAQRDYTLPVMPMEQSERAQLLHTMALSAIKRGDVETGKSLLREAIDTHPQHFEAAVRSLRALENG; encoded by the coding sequence ATGCGCCATCCAATCATTCTGGCCGTCTGCATGGCAGGCATCACCGCGGTTGCTGGCTGCGGTGAAAAAGATGCGAACGCCACCGTTGAACGGGCTTTCAAGGACGTCAATGTGGTGGATGAAACCAACCTGTCTGACGTGATGTTGACCGTGGCCGATCCCAATGAGGCGGTGAGTTACTTCGCGCGTTCGGTGAAAGAAAGCCCCGACCGCGTCGATCACCAGCGCGGTCTCGCCGCGTCACTCGTGCGCGCCAAACGCACCACCGAAGCTGTGGGCGCATGGGATAAAGTCATCAAGATGGAGGGCGCCACGCCCGAGGATAGCGTGCAATTGGCCGATGCGCTGATCCGCTCGGGCAACTGGGCGCGGGCCGAAACGGTCCTGAACGGCATCCCCCCCACCCATGAGACATTCGCCCGCTACCGGCTTGAGGCGATGGTCGCCGACAGCAAGGAACAGTGGAGCCGCGCCGACAGCTTTTATGAAATCGCCGTTGGCCTAACCACGACACCTGCGGCAGTAATGAACAACTGGGGCTATTCCAAGCTGACCCGGGGCGACTACGCCGAAGCCGAACGTCTGTTTGGCGAGGCGATCCGCCAAGACAACACGCTTTTCACCGCCAAGAACAACCTCATCATGGCCCGCGCCGCCCAGCGCGACTACACCCTGCCCGTGATGCCGATGGAGCAATCCGAGCGCGCGCAGCTTTTGCACACGATGGCGCTTTCTGCGATTAAACGCGGCGATGTGGAGACCGGCAAAAGCCTGCTGCGCGAAGCAATCGACACCCACCCCCAGCATTTCGAAGCCGCCGTCCGTTCCTTGCGCGCATTGGAAAACGGCTAA
- a CDS encoding tetratricopeptide repeat protein: MTGKNRRSLLRVVFIGPLLGLALAACSTGGFSALRGDRPPESVYAPGVNQRAEAVDGIEVGHRLIAAGQYELAIKSFNRAALDHGLTGEILSALGSANLGLGRLGQAETLLRRAVEKDAAEPEVWNNLGVVLMESGQTAEAEQIFRKAYALDNGESDAIRDNLRLALAKTEKSVITEVNEDNYKLVRRGSGDYLIRPTP; encoded by the coding sequence ATGACGGGCAAAAATCGGCGCAGCCTTCTCCGCGTCGTTTTCATCGGGCCGCTCTTGGGCCTTGCTCTGGCCGCCTGTTCAACAGGCGGCTTTTCCGCGTTGCGCGGGGATCGCCCCCCCGAGAGTGTCTATGCCCCCGGCGTAAATCAGCGGGCAGAGGCTGTCGACGGGATCGAAGTGGGCCACAGGCTCATCGCGGCGGGGCAGTATGAACTGGCCATCAAATCCTTCAACCGTGCCGCCCTCGATCACGGGCTGACAGGCGAAATCCTCTCGGCCTTGGGCAGTGCCAACCTTGGGTTGGGCCGGTTGGGCCAAGCCGAGACTCTGCTGCGCCGCGCGGTCGAAAAGGACGCCGCGGAGCCGGAAGTCTGGAACAACCTTGGCGTTGTACTGATGGAAAGCGGTCAAACCGCCGAGGCCGAGCAAATTTTCCGTAAAGCTTATGCGCTGGATAATGGCGAAAGTGACGCAATCCGGGACAATCTTCGCTTGGCGCTCGCAAAAACGGAAAAATCTGTTATAACAGAAGTCAATGAGGATAATTACAAATTGGTGCGGCGCGGCAGCGGGGATTACCTGATCCGTCCGACACCATGA
- a CDS encoding type II secretion system F family protein, producing MELFNQLNDQISELLGPMGLIIIIGTLGVTLVAITLVLMLRQPEDPLAKLKRTSSAPSGDGSREKLRQSDQNAQLQKFAKFLEPEDVAELSAKQLMLRQAGYRSRDAVRLYYFAQFALGMLGLIGGLVYTNILGGGEGLTTQQTMMWAIGPGAIGYYLPKYWVKRRVDSRKEEITRGFPDALDMMLVCVEAGQSLDQCIVRVARELRASYRALAEEFEMVAYEMKAGKDKISVLNDMGERCGVQDVSSFVTVLIQSAAFGTSIADALRVYAGEMRDKRVMRAEEAANKLPTKMTLATMGLTVPPLLIILIGPSAHGISQLGQVGN from the coding sequence GTGGAACTTTTCAATCAACTTAACGACCAGATCAGCGAACTTTTGGGGCCAATGGGCCTGATCATCATCATCGGCACTTTGGGTGTTACGCTGGTGGCAATCACCTTGGTGCTGATGCTGCGTCAGCCCGAAGACCCGTTGGCCAAGCTCAAACGCACCAGCTCTGCCCCTTCGGGGGATGGGTCGCGCGAGAAGTTGCGCCAGTCTGACCAGAATGCACAGTTGCAGAAATTCGCCAAGTTTCTTGAGCCGGAGGACGTGGCCGAACTTAGCGCAAAACAACTGATGCTGCGCCAAGCGGGCTACCGTTCGCGCGATGCGGTCCGGCTCTATTACTTCGCTCAGTTTGCCCTTGGGATGCTCGGGCTGATAGGCGGACTGGTCTATACCAACATCTTGGGCGGCGGCGAGGGGCTGACCACCCAGCAGACCATGATGTGGGCCATCGGCCCCGGCGCCATTGGGTATTACCTGCCCAAATACTGGGTCAAACGCCGGGTCGATTCGCGCAAAGAAGAGATCACCCGCGGCTTTCCCGACGCGCTTGATATGATGCTTGTCTGCGTCGAGGCCGGGCAATCGCTGGACCAATGTATCGTCCGGGTCGCCCGCGAATTGCGCGCCTCCTACCGCGCCCTTGCCGAAGAGTTCGAGATGGTCGCTTATGAGATGAAAGCCGGTAAAGACAAGATCAGCGTGCTAAACGACATGGGGGAGCGCTGCGGCGTTCAGGATGTCTCTTCCTTTGTGACCGTGCTGATTCAATCGGCGGCTTTTGGTACCTCCATCGCCGATGCGCTGCGTGTCTATGCCGGAGAGATGCGCGACAAGCGCGTGATGCGCGCCGAGGAAGCGGCAAACAAGTTGCCAACCAAGATGACCCTTGCCACTATGGGCCTTACCGTACCGCCGCTGTTGATCATTCTGATCGGCCCCTCGGCACATGGCATCTCGCAATTGGGTCAGGTAGGGAATTAA